One Antarctobacter heliothermus DNA segment encodes these proteins:
- a CDS encoding NYN domain-containing protein, which yields MADNTLLAVLIDADNTSPKYTKAIFDEIAILGEASVRRCYGDFSSQQMAGWNKVQAEFGIVPHHSPANTVGKNASDIALVIDAMDLMHTGRFDGFVLVSSDSDFTRLASRIREQGLEAYGMGMQKTPDAFRKACKRFIFLENLDSAPEKSTGSKPGKVHDLTAARDLIFKAMESIDQDDEWYRLGDIGQVITAANPDFDTRSFGKRKLSDLVAELKVFETQRSATGNQLLLRRVD from the coding sequence ATGGCAGATAATACACTTTTAGCCGTGCTGATCGATGCGGACAACACTTCTCCCAAGTACACCAAGGCGATCTTTGATGAGATCGCAATCCTTGGAGAGGCAAGCGTCAGGCGGTGTTACGGCGACTTTTCCAGTCAGCAGATGGCGGGCTGGAACAAGGTGCAGGCAGAATTCGGCATCGTGCCGCATCATTCACCGGCCAATACTGTCGGCAAGAACGCCAGCGACATCGCGCTGGTGATCGATGCGATGGACCTGATGCATACGGGCCGGTTCGACGGTTTTGTACTGGTCAGTTCGGACAGCGATTTCACCCGTCTGGCCAGCCGTATCCGCGAACAGGGGCTAGAGGCCTATGGCATGGGGATGCAAAAGACCCCCGATGCTTTCCGCAAGGCCTGCAAGCGGTTCATCTTTCTGGAAAACCTCGATTCCGCACCGGAGAAATCCACCGGATCGAAACCGGGCAAGGTGCATGACCTGACAGCGGCGCGGGATCTGATCTTCAAGGCGATGGAGTCGATTGATCAGGACGATGAATGGTATCGTCTGGGCGACATCGGTCAGGTGATCACCGCCGCCAACCCAGATTTCGACACCCGCAGCTTTGGCAAGCGCAAGCTGTCTGATCTGGTGGCGGAACTGAAAGTGTTCGAGACCCAGCGCAGCGCCACCGGCAACCAGCTTCTGTTGCGGCGGGTCGACTAG
- a CDS encoding AEC family transporter, which produces MLDIFLKTVPFFCLIALGYGAAKSRFFSEEASASLTKFVFYFALSAMLFRFSANLRFDEIFEPRLAAAYLWGTAFTWGLGMAVAFLRGLDLSTASIEAQCAAIGNTGFLGVPMLALLLGQEAVGPIILILSIDLIVFSSLLTLMVTGAREGRMHLGILRKLLAGLLKNPMIVSIGLGLMVSASGLGVPETANSFLTTLGNAATPGALFAIGASLASKSAERVQIAVWLSFAKLILHPLFVGLGVYIFFPIDAYRAAVAVSAAALPVAGNVFILAQHYGIAPQRVSAAILISTAVSILTVSAVIATVTGWID; this is translated from the coding sequence ATGCTGGATATCTTCCTAAAGACCGTTCCCTTTTTCTGCCTGATCGCGCTGGGATACGGCGCGGCAAAGTCGCGTTTCTTTTCCGAAGAGGCCAGCGCCAGCCTGACAAAGTTCGTCTTCTACTTTGCGCTCTCGGCGATGCTGTTCCGCTTTTCCGCCAATTTGCGCTTTGACGAGATATTCGAACCGCGCCTTGCAGCTGCTTATCTCTGGGGCACCGCCTTTACATGGGGATTGGGCATGGCGGTCGCCTTTTTGCGCGGGCTGGACCTGTCCACCGCCTCGATCGAGGCGCAATGCGCCGCTATTGGCAACACCGGCTTTCTTGGCGTGCCGATGCTGGCCCTGTTGCTGGGACAAGAGGCGGTCGGCCCGATCATCCTGATCCTGTCGATTGACCTGATCGTGTTTTCCTCGCTCCTGACACTAATGGTGACCGGCGCGCGTGAGGGGCGCATGCACCTTGGCATATTGCGCAAACTGCTGGCCGGGCTCCTGAAAAACCCGATGATCGTCTCTATTGGTCTGGGTCTCATGGTATCTGCCAGCGGATTGGGTGTGCCCGAAACCGCCAATAGCTTTCTCACCACGCTGGGCAATGCCGCCACCCCCGGCGCGTTGTTCGCCATCGGTGCGTCTTTGGCCTCAAAATCTGCCGAGCGGGTCCAGATTGCCGTTTGGTTGAGCTTTGCCAAACTGATCCTGCATCCGCTGTTTGTCGGGCTGGGGGTTTATATCTTTTTCCCGATCGATGCCTATCGCGCCGCCGTCGCCGTGTCCGCCGCCGCGCTGCCCGTGGCGGGCAACGTGTTCATTCTGGCGCAGCACTACGGCATCGCACCACAGCGGGTGTCGGCAGCCATCCTGATTTCCACGGCTGTCAGCATCCTGACCGTCAGCGCGGTGATTGCCACGGTCACTGGCTGGATCGACTGA
- a CDS encoding CPBP family intramembrane glutamic endopeptidase, producing the protein MTAPAEPRAELWRLALGLVLCVVIWFGLARGIVGLLGSVMQGDAYLSLLEQLQTGTTPQSLLLVLLLTGALGVGAMMVAEMLHDRPGLSLLGPWRLFRWDFLRVTGALVVLNMAVLMLPPWDLLTSTRPGLPLDKWLLCLPATLVVVFVQTGAEEVFFRGYFQSQLAARLRHPAIWLGVPSLAFGLGHYMPGVYGDNALMVAGWSALFGLAAADLTARSGSLGPAVALHFVNNVLVFAGVSMSGEMSGLALRQWPFGPDDTADIAALLPLDLAMIGLSWLTARVALRL; encoded by the coding sequence ATGACAGCGCCCGCTGAGCCGCGCGCCGAGTTGTGGCGGCTGGCGCTGGGACTGGTGCTGTGCGTCGTGATCTGGTTCGGGCTGGCGCGGGGGATTGTCGGGCTTCTGGGCAGTGTCATGCAGGGCGACGCCTATCTTTCGCTGCTGGAGCAGTTGCAGACCGGCACGACACCGCAAAGCCTGCTGCTGGTGCTCCTGTTGACCGGCGCGCTGGGCGTGGGGGCGATGATGGTCGCCGAGATGTTGCACGACAGGCCCGGTCTGAGCCTGTTGGGGCCTTGGCGGTTGTTCCGGTGGGATTTTCTGCGTGTCACTGGCGCGCTGGTGGTGCTGAATATGGCGGTTCTGATGTTGCCGCCCTGGGATCTGCTGACCTCGACGCGACCGGGGTTGCCGTTGGACAAATGGCTGTTGTGTTTGCCTGCAACGCTGGTCGTGGTGTTCGTTCAGACCGGCGCGGAAGAAGTATTCTTTCGTGGCTATTTCCAGTCCCAACTGGCGGCGCGCCTGCGGCACCCGGCGATCTGGTTGGGGGTGCCCTCGTTGGCCTTTGGCTTGGGGCATTACATGCCAGGTGTTTACGGCGACAACGCCCTAATGGTGGCGGGATGGAGTGCGTTGTTCGGGTTGGCCGCAGCCGACCTGACAGCGCGGTCCGGCAGTCTGGGTCCGGCGGTTGCGCTGCATTTCGTGAACAACGTCTTGGTGTTTGCCGGGGTTTCCATGAGTGGAGAGATGTCCGGGCTGGCGCTGCGGCAATGGCCGTTCGGACCGGACGACACCGCAGATATCGCCGCCCTGTTGCCGCTGGATCTGGCGATGATCGGGTTGAGCTGGTTAACCGCACGGGTGGCCCTGCGATTGTAA
- the accD gene encoding acetyl-CoA carboxylase, carboxyltransferase subunit beta codes for MNWITNYVRPRINSIFSRREVPENLWSKCDDCGTMLFHREISDNLNVCTNCGHHMHITPRDRFLALFDGGVFNELAVPEPVADPLHFRDQKRYPDRMKAAQKATHEKEAMLVAAGEIGRTPIVAAAQDFSFMGGSMGMYVGNAIIAAAQEAVKLGRPLVLFSAAGGARMQEGILSLMQMPRTTVAVQMLKEAGLPYIVVLTHPTTGGVTASYAMLGDVQIAEPNALICFAGPRVIEQTIREKLPEGFQRAEYLLEHGMLDRVTDRRKMREELIVITRMLMGMPPATWGDLPPPGPEDLKPEPNAALDNNAT; via the coding sequence ATGAACTGGATCACCAACTACGTCCGTCCGCGGATCAACTCCATCTTCTCCCGCCGCGAAGTGCCCGAGAACCTGTGGTCCAAATGTGACGACTGCGGCACCATGCTGTTTCACCGCGAGATCAGCGATAATTTGAATGTCTGCACCAATTGCGGCCATCACATGCACATCACGCCGCGCGACAGATTTCTGGCGCTGTTTGATGGCGGCGTGTTCAATGAACTGGCTGTGCCAGAGCCGGTGGCCGACCCGCTGCATTTTCGCGATCAGAAGCGGTATCCAGACCGGATGAAAGCCGCGCAGAAGGCCACGCATGAGAAAGAGGCGATGCTGGTCGCAGCCGGTGAGATCGGTCGCACGCCGATTGTGGCGGCGGCGCAGGATTTCAGCTTTATGGGCGGGTCGATGGGAATGTACGTCGGCAATGCGATCATTGCCGCCGCGCAAGAGGCTGTAAAGCTGGGCCGCCCGTTGGTGTTGTTTTCGGCCGCCGGAGGCGCGCGGATGCAGGAGGGTATTCTGAGCCTGATGCAAATGCCGCGCACGACCGTAGCCGTGCAGATGCTGAAAGAGGCCGGGCTGCCCTATATCGTGGTGCTGACGCATCCGACGACCGGCGGTGTGACCGCGTCCTATGCGATGTTGGGTGACGTGCAAATTGCCGAGCCGAATGCGTTGATCTGTTTTGCCGGACCACGCGTGATCGAGCAGACCATTCGCGAAAAACTCCCCGAGGGGTTCCAGCGGGCAGAGTACCTGTTGGAGCACGGGATGCTGGACCGCGTCACCGACCGGCGCAAGATGCGCGAAGAGTTGATCGTGATCACCCGCATGTTGATGGGGATGCCGCCGGCGACATGGGGCGATCTGCCGCCGCCGGGGCCAGAGGATCTGAAACCAGAGCCCAACGCGGCGCTGGACAATAACGCAACGTGA
- a CDS encoding bifunctional folylpolyglutamate synthase/dihydrofolate synthase: MSAGALGSDLLLQRMMALHPKIIDLTLDRVWRLLEALDHPERKLPPVIHLAGTNGKGSTQAMIRAGIEAAGQTCHAYTSPHLARFHERIRLAGALISEPELEAVLDECVAANGAESITYFEITTCAALLAMSRVPADYVLLETGLGGRLDATNVIARPATTVITPISMDHEQYLGDTLALIAGEKAGILKRGTPCVVGPQPEAALEVIEARAAALGAPLLAYGQQWHVWQEHGRLVFQDEIGLLDLPLPVLPGAHQVQNAGAALAVLRLLNMPEAAFEGAMTRAEWPARLQRLRSGPLVAAAPAIELWLDGGHNPAAGEALAVHLSGLPTRPTHLICGMLNTKDARGFLRPLAAVSDSLTALSIPYEINTLPASETARLAGEVGHSVHEADDLHAALIGIAAQQPDARVLICGSLYLAGHVLRGMG, from the coding sequence ATGAGCGCAGGGGCGCTAGGGTCTGACCTATTGTTGCAGCGCATGATGGCGTTGCACCCCAAGATCATAGATCTCACGCTGGATCGGGTCTGGCGGTTGCTGGAGGCGCTGGATCATCCCGAACGCAAGCTGCCGCCGGTGATCCATCTGGCCGGAACCAATGGCAAGGGATCGACCCAGGCCATGATCCGGGCGGGGATAGAGGCGGCGGGGCAAACCTGCCACGCCTATACCTCGCCGCATTTGGCGCGATTCCATGAGCGGATCCGGCTGGCGGGAGCGCTGATTTCCGAACCCGAACTGGAGGCGGTACTGGACGAATGCGTTGCCGCAAATGGCGCTGAGTCCATCACCTATTTCGAGATCACGACCTGTGCCGCCCTGCTGGCGATGAGCCGAGTGCCTGCCGACTATGTGTTGCTGGAGACAGGGTTGGGTGGGCGATTGGACGCGACCAATGTGATCGCGCGCCCTGCGACTACGGTGATTACCCCGATCTCGATGGATCATGAGCAGTATCTTGGCGACACGCTGGCGCTGATCGCTGGGGAAAAGGCGGGTATTCTGAAACGGGGAACGCCCTGTGTGGTCGGCCCGCAACCGGAGGCCGCGTTGGAGGTGATCGAGGCGCGGGCGGCGGCGCTGGGTGCGCCTTTGCTGGCTTATGGGCAGCAGTGGCATGTCTGGCAAGAACACGGACGGCTGGTGTTTCAGGATGAGATCGGGCTATTGGATCTGCCGTTGCCGGTGCTGCCCGGCGCGCATCAAGTCCAGAACGCTGGTGCTGCGTTGGCGGTGTTGCGACTTCTGAACATGCCGGAGGCGGCGTTTGAGGGCGCGATGACTAGGGCAGAATGGCCTGCCCGACTGCAGCGGCTGCGGTCCGGTCCGCTGGTGGCGGCGGCCCCTGCGATCGAATTGTGGCTGGATGGCGGTCACAACCCGGCCGCAGGAGAGGCTTTGGCAGTGCATCTGTCGGGTCTGCCGACACGGCCCACACATCTGATTTGCGGAATGTTGAACACCAAGGATGCGCGCGGCTTTTTGCGTCCTCTGGCGGCAGTTAGCGACAGTCTGACTGCCCTGTCCATTCCCTACGAGATCAACACCCTGCCTGCGTCAGAGACGGCGCGGCTGGCCGGTGAAGTCGGGCATTCTGTCCATGAGGCCGACGATCTGCACGCTGCGTTGATCGGAATTGCGGCGCAGCAGCCTGACGCGCGGGTTTTGATCTGCGGGTCGCTGTATCTGGCTGGGCATGTGCTGCGCGGCATGGGGTGA
- a CDS encoding rhodanese-like domain-containing protein, translated as MLEFLEIFVGDGQGLLVDARMPDVYAAATLPGAVNLPAQTLRADNPYRDDLLTALGVRNGDHAGAFDLMFFGAGADDQDAPNALRSLLETGYPATKLKYYRGGMDNWRALGLTVAGKL; from the coding sequence GTGCTGGAGTTTCTTGAGATCTTTGTTGGGGATGGACAGGGTCTGCTTGTCGATGCCCGCATGCCCGATGTCTATGCGGCGGCCACCCTGCCTGGGGCGGTCAACCTGCCGGCCCAGACACTGCGCGCCGACAATCCGTATCGCGACGATCTGTTGACGGCCTTGGGGGTGCGGAATGGCGACCATGCCGGGGCGTTCGATCTGATGTTCTTCGGGGCCGGAGCAGATGATCAGGACGCGCCGAATGCGCTGCGCAGCCTGTTGGAAACCGGGTATCCGGCGACGAAGCTGAAATACTATCGAGGCGGGATGGACAACTGGCGCGCGCTTGGGCTGACCGTTGCTGGCAAGCTGTAA